The Hippoglossus stenolepis isolate QCI-W04-F060 chromosome 11, HSTE1.2, whole genome shotgun sequence genome includes a window with the following:
- the epb41l3b gene encoding band 4.1-like protein 3b isoform X3, whose product MTTESGADAEAKQPQENKETEKGKAKAAASQPSQATAEPTSPQNQPEQLPAAVGHSTPARKEQEQQEEDQESHRSSLSRLSKSPLRGVKKVKIMQCKVSLLDGTDFTLDLEKRAKGQVLLDKVCDHLNLLEKDYFGITHKDVENQKNWLDPCKELKKQIRTGPWNFAFNVKFYPPDPAQLTEDITRYYLCLQLRDDVVSGRLPCSFATHTVLGSYAVQSELGDYDPEELGSDYISELRFAPNQTKELEEKVMELHKSYKGVTPGEAEIHFLENAKKLSMYGVDLHHAKDSEGVEIMLGVCASGLLIYRDRLRINRFAWPKILKISYKRNNFYIKIRPGEFEQFESTIGFKLPNHRAAKRLWKVCVEHHTFFRLVSPEAPPKKFLSLGSKFRYSGRTQAQTRRASSQIIRPAPFFERSASKRYNMSLSLDGAPLMENHETLMKDSDGAAKVIAKGDMITTVTTEKKAEEEKAEQEDAQMDEAETPEPTATTPLRHDTKYSPCVYTTDPLRSELSLPSSPVSSTKVRRRRRENVRKRASSVSPAKSGNGCRRRQAHADRKAALLQEQVLLLSARKQRLEQGKSRGGTLFSFSLHLPDWSSMLDEDGYLTFPDLSEMRFLPECAHHFLPIRSPSLIPCFLFIFFFLLSTSFSVPYALTLSFPLALCLCYLEPKAASLTASIAQGYHDHDSSEEEETDSDQTDFAFDGEMTATEYSFIRRVKGEDVFIRHSNLMLEDTEPPAEMVKHQTNISELKRSFLETGDGTPGLTEWEKRLSSSPAHSPRADEAPMIEPLEPQDTEDEPPAGEETKEEMAPQATEAAGYLVKYMADSILTDGATSSGPHGISLSTTMDDDVFMEVILREVEEKTPDSQDEVSERSVLKVSPGAVRQEVSQAISDKKGTLIILKEDKLDTECSETSVLGEKEEPVVPGETDAEEKDLLSSSNEKEMIKDDSAVVLEAQMTVVKTLSPKIDVKADDMTQNKGIDSPKKAMASWISEEVKTEASGVISVSAEEFKEMTTCDGLQQKEEIFIFEEVVQTEQPKSSFTQNSIPESSATTLLVSTLGWVSSSQKAPADPEPKTELATETEEGPAESTGPTSLENSEVGTKEMPVVHTETKTITYEAAEVDTNGDADPGMLLSAQTITSETSSTTTTTHITKTVKGGVSETRIEKRIVITGDTDIDHDQALAQAIKEAKEQHPDMSVTKVVVHKETEITPEEGED is encoded by the exons ATGACAACTGAATCAGGCGCAGACGCAGAGGCCAAGCAGCCGCAGGAGAACAAGGAGACGGAGAAGGGGAAAGCTAAAGCAGCAGCATCCCAGCCGAGCCAGGCCACAGCCGAGCCCACTTCACCCCAGAACCAACCGGAGCAGCTTCCAGCCGCTGTCGGACACAGCACCCCGGCCAGGAAAGAACAG gagcagcaggaagaggaccAGGAATCCCACAGGTCATCCCTCAGTCGTCTGTCCAAGTCTCCATTGAGAGGAGTGAAGAAGGTGAAGATCATGCAGTGCAAGGTCTCCCTGCTGGATGGCACGGACTTCACACTCGATTTGGAG AAACGAGCCAAGGGACAAGTGCTCCTTGACAAAGTGTGCGATCACCTCAATCTGCTGGAGAAAGACTACTTCGGAATCACACACAAAGATGTAGAGAACCAGAAG AATTGGCTGGACCCCTGCAAGGAACTGAAGAAGCAGATAAGGA CTGGTCCCTGGAACTTTGCATTCAACGTGAAGTTTTACCCCCCAGATCCCGCCCAGCTCACTGAGGATATCACAAG GTACTATCTGTGCCTGCAGCTGAGAGATGATGTGGTGTCAGGTCGCCTGCCCTGCTCCTTTGCCACCCACACAGTACTGGGTTCCTACGCAGTGCAGTCCGAACTGGGAGACTATGACCCTGAAGAACTGGGCAGTGACTACATCAGCGAACTGCGCTTCGCACCCAACCAGACCAAAGAGCTAGAGGAGAAGGTCATGGAACTCCACAAGAGCTACAA GGGGGTGACACCGGGCGAGGCGGAGATACACTTCCTGGAAAATGCCAAGAAGTTGTCCATGTATGGTGTGGACCTCCACCACGCCAAG GACTCTGAGGGTGTGGAGATCATGCTGGGCGTTTGTGCAAGTGGCCTCCTCATCTACAGAGACCGGTTGCGGATCAACAGGTTCGCCTGGCCCAAGATACTCAAGATCTCCTACAAGAGGAACAATTTCTACATCAAAATCCGACCTGGCGAG TTTGAACAGTTTGAAAGCACAATTGGTTTCAAGCTACCAAATCATCGCGCTGCCAAAAGGCTCTGGAAGGTCTGTGTCGAACATCATACCTTTTTCAG GCTCGTATCCCCAGAGGCACCTCCGAAGAAGTTCCTGAGCCTCGGTTCCAAGTTCCGCTACAGTGGCAGAACGCAGGCTCAGACCCGCAGAGCCAGCTCCCAAATCATCAGACCTGCTCCGTTCTTTGAGCGCTCGGCCAGCAAACGCTACAACATGTCCCTCAGCTTAGATGGAG CTCCCTTAATGGAGAACCATGAGACTCTGATGAAGGACAGTGACGGGGCGGCCAAAGTCATCGCCAAGGGGGACATGATCACCACGGTAACAACAGAGaagaaagcagaggaagagaaggcgGAGCAGGAAGACGCTCAGATGGATGAAGCAGAAACGCCGGAGCCCACTGCCACGACACCACTCAGACACGACACAAAG TACTCCCCGTGTGTATACACAACTGACCCTCTCCGCTCGGAGCTCTCACTCCCCTCATCTCCTGTTTCATCAACTAAAGTGCGGCGGAGGCGCAGGGAGAATGTTCGAAAACGGGCCTCATCAGTCAGTCCAGCCAAGAGCGGCAATGGGTGCCGCCGCCGGCAAGCCCACGCTGATCGCAAAGCCgccctgctgcaggagcaggtgctgctgctcTCGGCCCGCAAGCAGAGGCTGGAGCAGGGCAAGAGCCGCGGCGGTAcgctcttctccttctccctgcaCCTGCCCGACTGGTCCTCCATGCTGGATGAGGACGGCTACCTCACCTTCCCCGATCTGTCAGAGATGCGCTTCCTCCCAGAGTGCGCGCACCACTTCCTCCCCATTAGATCACCCTCACTCATCCCCTGCTTcctcttcattttcttcttcctgctctccaCGTCCTTCTCAGTCCCTTACgccctcaccctctccttccccctGGCGCTGTGCCTCTGCTACCTGGAGCCCAAGGCAGCCTCCCTGACCGCCTCCATTGCCCAGGGCTACCATGACCATGACAgttcagaggaagaggag ACCGACAGCGATCAAACTGACTTTGCCTTTGACGGAGAGATGACCGCCACAGAG TATAGTTTCATAAGACGAGTAAAAGGGGAGGACGTTTTTATCAGGCATAGTAATCTGATGCTAGAG GACACCGAGCCGCCGGCGGAGATGGTCAAGCACCAAACCAACATCAGCGAACTGAAGCGCTCCTTCCTTGAGACCGGCGACGGCACGCCGGGCCTGACAGAATGGGAGAAGAGACTCTCCTCGTCCCCAGCGCATTCACCCAGGGCAGACGAAGCGCCCATGATAGAGCCTCTGGAGCCGCAGGAT actgaagatgagcctcctgcaggagaggagacaaaagaagagatGGCGCCTCAAGCCACTGag GCCGCAGGATATCTGGTGAAATACATGGCGGATAGTATCTTAACCGATGGGGCCACCTCCTCGGGGCCTCACGGGATTAGTCTGTCAACCACTATGGATGACGACGTCTTCATGGAAGTGATCctcagggaggtggaggagaagacgCCCGACTCACAAGATGAGGTGTCAGAGAGGTCGGTGTTGAAGGTCAGCCCCGGAGCTGTAAGACAGGAAGTGTCCCAGGCCATCAGTGACAAGAAAGGGACACTTATTATCTTGAAAGAGGATAAATTAGACACCGAGTGCAGTGAGACGAGCGTCTTgggtgaaaaagaggagcctGTTGTCCCTGGAGAGACAGACGCCGAGGAGAAGGATTTACTGTCCAGTTCTAATGAGAAAGAAATGATCAAAGACGACAGTGCCGTTGTCCTCGAAGCCCAAATGACAGTAGTCAAGACTCTGAGTCCGAAGATTGATGTAAAAGCCGATGACATGACTCAGAATAAAGGTATTGATTCACCTAAAAAGGCGATGGCATCGTGGATTTCTGAGGAGGTGAAGACCGAGGCTTCAGGGGTCAtaagtgtgtctgcagaggaatTCAAGGAGATGACGACTTGTGACGGcctgcagcagaaagaagaaatcTTCATCTTTGAAGAAGTCGTCCAGACCGAACAGCCAAAGTCCAGCTTTACTCAAAACTCAATTCCTGAATCTTCGGCTACGACCTTATTAGTG TCTACGCTGGGATGGGTTTCCTCCTCTCAAAAG GCACCAGCTGATCCAGAGCCGAAGACGGAGTTGGCCACAGAGACGGAGGAGGGGCCGGCAGAGTCCACTGGGCCAACG AGTCTTGAGAACAGTGAGGTGGGAACCAAAGAGATGCCTGTGgtccacacagagacaaagaccaTCACCTATGAGGCTGCAGAG GTTGACACTAATGGTGACGCTGACCCTGGGATGTTGCTGAGCGCTCAGACCATCACCTCAGAAACCTCCAGCACCACGACcaccacacacatcacaaag ACGGTGAAAGGAGGAGTATCCGAGACGAGAATCGAGAAGAGGATCGTCATCACAGGAGATACCGACATCGACCACGATCAG GCGCTGGCTCAGGCCATAAAGGAGGCTAAAGAACAGCATCCTGACATGTCAGTGACCAAAGTAGTGGTacataaagagacagagatcacgccagaggagggggaggactGA
- the epb41l3b gene encoding band 4.1-like protein 3b isoform X5 codes for MTTESGADAEAKQPQENKETEKGKAKAAASQPSQATAEPTSPQNQPEQLPAAVGHSTPARKEQEQQEEDQESHRSSLSRLSKSPLRGVKKVKIMQCKVSLLDGTDFTLDLEKRAKGQVLLDKVCDHLNLLEKDYFGITHKDVENQKNWLDPCKELKKQIRTGPWNFAFNVKFYPPDPAQLTEDITRYYLCLQLRDDVVSGRLPCSFATHTVLGSYAVQSELGDYDPEELGSDYISELRFAPNQTKELEEKVMELHKSYKGVTPGEAEIHFLENAKKLSMYGVDLHHAKLVGSLYESLAPALGEDSEGVEIMLGVCASGLLIYRDRLRINRFAWPKILKISYKRNNFYIKIRPGEFEQFESTIGFKLPNHRAAKRLWKVCVEHHTFFRLVSPEAPPKKFLSLGSKFRYSGRTQAQTRRASSQIIRPAPFFERSASKRYNMSLSLDGAPLMENHETLMKDSDGAAKVIAKGDMITTVTTEKKAEEEKAEQEDAQMDEAETPEPTATTPLRHDTKYSPCVYTTDPLRSELSLPSSPVSSTKVRRRRRENVRKRASSVSPAKSGNGCRRRQAHADRKAALLQEQVLLLSARKQRLEQGKSRGGTLFSFSLHLPDWSSMLDEDGYLTFPDLSEMRFLPECAHHFLPIRSPSLIPCFLFIFFFLLSTSFSVPYALTLSFPLALCLCYLEPKAASLTASIAQGYHDHDSSEEEETDSDQTDFAFDGEMTATEYSFIRRVKGEDVFIRHSNLMLEDTEPPAEMVKHQTNISELKRSFLETGDGTPGLTEWEKRLSSSPAHSPRADEAPMIEPLEPQDTEDEPPAGEETKEEMAPQATEAAGYLVKYMADSILTDGATSSGPHGISLSTTMDDDVFMEVILREVEEKTPDSQDEVSERSVLKVSPGAVRQEVSQAISDKKGTLIILKEDKLDTECSETSVLGEKEEPVVPGETDAEEKDLLSSSNEKEMIKDDSAVVLEAQMTVVKTLSPKIDVKADDMTQNKGIDSPKKAMASWISEEVKTEASGVISVSAEEFKEMTTCDGLQQKEEIFIFEEVVQTEQPKSSFTQNSIPESSATTLLVSTLGWVSSSQKAPADPEPKTELATETEEGPAESTGPTSLENSEVGTKEMPVVHTETKTITYEAAEVDTNGDADPGMLLSAQTITSETSSTTTTTHITKTVKGGVSETRIEKRIVITGDTDIDHDQE; via the exons ATGACAACTGAATCAGGCGCAGACGCAGAGGCCAAGCAGCCGCAGGAGAACAAGGAGACGGAGAAGGGGAAAGCTAAAGCAGCAGCATCCCAGCCGAGCCAGGCCACAGCCGAGCCCACTTCACCCCAGAACCAACCGGAGCAGCTTCCAGCCGCTGTCGGACACAGCACCCCGGCCAGGAAAGAACAG gagcagcaggaagaggaccAGGAATCCCACAGGTCATCCCTCAGTCGTCTGTCCAAGTCTCCATTGAGAGGAGTGAAGAAGGTGAAGATCATGCAGTGCAAGGTCTCCCTGCTGGATGGCACGGACTTCACACTCGATTTGGAG AAACGAGCCAAGGGACAAGTGCTCCTTGACAAAGTGTGCGATCACCTCAATCTGCTGGAGAAAGACTACTTCGGAATCACACACAAAGATGTAGAGAACCAGAAG AATTGGCTGGACCCCTGCAAGGAACTGAAGAAGCAGATAAGGA CTGGTCCCTGGAACTTTGCATTCAACGTGAAGTTTTACCCCCCAGATCCCGCCCAGCTCACTGAGGATATCACAAG GTACTATCTGTGCCTGCAGCTGAGAGATGATGTGGTGTCAGGTCGCCTGCCCTGCTCCTTTGCCACCCACACAGTACTGGGTTCCTACGCAGTGCAGTCCGAACTGGGAGACTATGACCCTGAAGAACTGGGCAGTGACTACATCAGCGAACTGCGCTTCGCACCCAACCAGACCAAAGAGCTAGAGGAGAAGGTCATGGAACTCCACAAGAGCTACAA GGGGGTGACACCGGGCGAGGCGGAGATACACTTCCTGGAAAATGCCAAGAAGTTGTCCATGTATGGTGTGGACCTCCACCACGCCAAG TTGGTAGGGAGCCTCTATGAAAGCTTGGCTCCAGCTTTGGGAGAG GACTCTGAGGGTGTGGAGATCATGCTGGGCGTTTGTGCAAGTGGCCTCCTCATCTACAGAGACCGGTTGCGGATCAACAGGTTCGCCTGGCCCAAGATACTCAAGATCTCCTACAAGAGGAACAATTTCTACATCAAAATCCGACCTGGCGAG TTTGAACAGTTTGAAAGCACAATTGGTTTCAAGCTACCAAATCATCGCGCTGCCAAAAGGCTCTGGAAGGTCTGTGTCGAACATCATACCTTTTTCAG GCTCGTATCCCCAGAGGCACCTCCGAAGAAGTTCCTGAGCCTCGGTTCCAAGTTCCGCTACAGTGGCAGAACGCAGGCTCAGACCCGCAGAGCCAGCTCCCAAATCATCAGACCTGCTCCGTTCTTTGAGCGCTCGGCCAGCAAACGCTACAACATGTCCCTCAGCTTAGATGGAG CTCCCTTAATGGAGAACCATGAGACTCTGATGAAGGACAGTGACGGGGCGGCCAAAGTCATCGCCAAGGGGGACATGATCACCACGGTAACAACAGAGaagaaagcagaggaagagaaggcgGAGCAGGAAGACGCTCAGATGGATGAAGCAGAAACGCCGGAGCCCACTGCCACGACACCACTCAGACACGACACAAAG TACTCCCCGTGTGTATACACAACTGACCCTCTCCGCTCGGAGCTCTCACTCCCCTCATCTCCTGTTTCATCAACTAAAGTGCGGCGGAGGCGCAGGGAGAATGTTCGAAAACGGGCCTCATCAGTCAGTCCAGCCAAGAGCGGCAATGGGTGCCGCCGCCGGCAAGCCCACGCTGATCGCAAAGCCgccctgctgcaggagcaggtgctgctgctcTCGGCCCGCAAGCAGAGGCTGGAGCAGGGCAAGAGCCGCGGCGGTAcgctcttctccttctccctgcaCCTGCCCGACTGGTCCTCCATGCTGGATGAGGACGGCTACCTCACCTTCCCCGATCTGTCAGAGATGCGCTTCCTCCCAGAGTGCGCGCACCACTTCCTCCCCATTAGATCACCCTCACTCATCCCCTGCTTcctcttcattttcttcttcctgctctccaCGTCCTTCTCAGTCCCTTACgccctcaccctctccttccccctGGCGCTGTGCCTCTGCTACCTGGAGCCCAAGGCAGCCTCCCTGACCGCCTCCATTGCCCAGGGCTACCATGACCATGACAgttcagaggaagaggag ACCGACAGCGATCAAACTGACTTTGCCTTTGACGGAGAGATGACCGCCACAGAG TATAGTTTCATAAGACGAGTAAAAGGGGAGGACGTTTTTATCAGGCATAGTAATCTGATGCTAGAG GACACCGAGCCGCCGGCGGAGATGGTCAAGCACCAAACCAACATCAGCGAACTGAAGCGCTCCTTCCTTGAGACCGGCGACGGCACGCCGGGCCTGACAGAATGGGAGAAGAGACTCTCCTCGTCCCCAGCGCATTCACCCAGGGCAGACGAAGCGCCCATGATAGAGCCTCTGGAGCCGCAGGAT actgaagatgagcctcctgcaggagaggagacaaaagaagagatGGCGCCTCAAGCCACTGag GCCGCAGGATATCTGGTGAAATACATGGCGGATAGTATCTTAACCGATGGGGCCACCTCCTCGGGGCCTCACGGGATTAGTCTGTCAACCACTATGGATGACGACGTCTTCATGGAAGTGATCctcagggaggtggaggagaagacgCCCGACTCACAAGATGAGGTGTCAGAGAGGTCGGTGTTGAAGGTCAGCCCCGGAGCTGTAAGACAGGAAGTGTCCCAGGCCATCAGTGACAAGAAAGGGACACTTATTATCTTGAAAGAGGATAAATTAGACACCGAGTGCAGTGAGACGAGCGTCTTgggtgaaaaagaggagcctGTTGTCCCTGGAGAGACAGACGCCGAGGAGAAGGATTTACTGTCCAGTTCTAATGAGAAAGAAATGATCAAAGACGACAGTGCCGTTGTCCTCGAAGCCCAAATGACAGTAGTCAAGACTCTGAGTCCGAAGATTGATGTAAAAGCCGATGACATGACTCAGAATAAAGGTATTGATTCACCTAAAAAGGCGATGGCATCGTGGATTTCTGAGGAGGTGAAGACCGAGGCTTCAGGGGTCAtaagtgtgtctgcagaggaatTCAAGGAGATGACGACTTGTGACGGcctgcagcagaaagaagaaatcTTCATCTTTGAAGAAGTCGTCCAGACCGAACAGCCAAAGTCCAGCTTTACTCAAAACTCAATTCCTGAATCTTCGGCTACGACCTTATTAGTG TCTACGCTGGGATGGGTTTCCTCCTCTCAAAAG GCACCAGCTGATCCAGAGCCGAAGACGGAGTTGGCCACAGAGACGGAGGAGGGGCCGGCAGAGTCCACTGGGCCAACG AGTCTTGAGAACAGTGAGGTGGGAACCAAAGAGATGCCTGTGgtccacacagagacaaagaccaTCACCTATGAGGCTGCAGAG GTTGACACTAATGGTGACGCTGACCCTGGGATGTTGCTGAGCGCTCAGACCATCACCTCAGAAACCTCCAGCACCACGACcaccacacacatcacaaag ACGGTGAAAGGAGGAGTATCCGAGACGAGAATCGAGAAGAGGATCGTCATCACAGGAGATACCGACATCGACCACGATCAG GAGTAA
- the epb41l3b gene encoding band 4.1-like protein 3b isoform X18: MTTESGADAEAKQPQENKETEKGKAKAAASQPSQATAEPTSPQNQPEQLPAAVGHSTPARKEQEQQEEDQESHRSSLSRLSKSPLRGVKKVKIMQCKVSLLDGTDFTLDLEKRAKGQVLLDKVCDHLNLLEKDYFGITHKDVENQKNWLDPCKELKKQIRTGPWNFAFNVKFYPPDPAQLTEDITRYYLCLQLRDDVVSGRLPCSFATHTVLGSYAVQSELGDYDPEELGSDYISELRFAPNQTKELEEKVMELHKSYKGVTPGEAEIHFLENAKKLSMYGVDLHHAKLVGSLYESLAPALGEDSEGVEIMLGVCASGLLIYRDRLRINRFAWPKILKISYKRNNFYIKIRPGEFEQFESTIGFKLPNHRAAKRLWKVCVEHHTFFRLVSPEAPPKKFLSLGSKFRYSGRTQAQTRRASSQIIRPAPFFERSASKRYNMSLSLDGAPLMENHETLMKDSDGAAKVIAKGDMITTVTTEKKAEEEKAEQEDAQMDEAETPEPTATTPLRHDTKTDSDQTDFAFDGEMTATETEDEPPAGEETKEEMAPQATEAAGYLVKYMADSILTDGATSSGPHGISLSTTMDDDVFMEVILREVEEKTPDSQDEVSERSVLKVSPGAVRQEVSQAISDKKGTLIILKEDKLDTECSETSVLGEKEEPVVPGETDAEEKDLLSSSNEKEMIKDDSAVVLEAQMTVVKTLSPKIDVKADDMTQNKGIDSPKKAMASWISEEVKTEASGVISVSAEEFKEMTTCDGLQQKEEIFIFEEVVQTEQPKSSFTQNSIPESSATTLLVSTLGWVSSSQKAPADPEPKTELATETEEGPAESTGPTSLENSEVGTKEMPVVHTETKTITYEAAEVDTNGDADPGMLLSAQTITSETSSTTTTTHITKTVKGGVSETRIEKRIVITGDTDIDHDQALAQAIKEAKEQHPDMSVTKVVVHKETEITPEEGED, encoded by the exons ATGACAACTGAATCAGGCGCAGACGCAGAGGCCAAGCAGCCGCAGGAGAACAAGGAGACGGAGAAGGGGAAAGCTAAAGCAGCAGCATCCCAGCCGAGCCAGGCCACAGCCGAGCCCACTTCACCCCAGAACCAACCGGAGCAGCTTCCAGCCGCTGTCGGACACAGCACCCCGGCCAGGAAAGAACAG gagcagcaggaagaggaccAGGAATCCCACAGGTCATCCCTCAGTCGTCTGTCCAAGTCTCCATTGAGAGGAGTGAAGAAGGTGAAGATCATGCAGTGCAAGGTCTCCCTGCTGGATGGCACGGACTTCACACTCGATTTGGAG AAACGAGCCAAGGGACAAGTGCTCCTTGACAAAGTGTGCGATCACCTCAATCTGCTGGAGAAAGACTACTTCGGAATCACACACAAAGATGTAGAGAACCAGAAG AATTGGCTGGACCCCTGCAAGGAACTGAAGAAGCAGATAAGGA CTGGTCCCTGGAACTTTGCATTCAACGTGAAGTTTTACCCCCCAGATCCCGCCCAGCTCACTGAGGATATCACAAG GTACTATCTGTGCCTGCAGCTGAGAGATGATGTGGTGTCAGGTCGCCTGCCCTGCTCCTTTGCCACCCACACAGTACTGGGTTCCTACGCAGTGCAGTCCGAACTGGGAGACTATGACCCTGAAGAACTGGGCAGTGACTACATCAGCGAACTGCGCTTCGCACCCAACCAGACCAAAGAGCTAGAGGAGAAGGTCATGGAACTCCACAAGAGCTACAA GGGGGTGACACCGGGCGAGGCGGAGATACACTTCCTGGAAAATGCCAAGAAGTTGTCCATGTATGGTGTGGACCTCCACCACGCCAAG TTGGTAGGGAGCCTCTATGAAAGCTTGGCTCCAGCTTTGGGAGAG GACTCTGAGGGTGTGGAGATCATGCTGGGCGTTTGTGCAAGTGGCCTCCTCATCTACAGAGACCGGTTGCGGATCAACAGGTTCGCCTGGCCCAAGATACTCAAGATCTCCTACAAGAGGAACAATTTCTACATCAAAATCCGACCTGGCGAG TTTGAACAGTTTGAAAGCACAATTGGTTTCAAGCTACCAAATCATCGCGCTGCCAAAAGGCTCTGGAAGGTCTGTGTCGAACATCATACCTTTTTCAG GCTCGTATCCCCAGAGGCACCTCCGAAGAAGTTCCTGAGCCTCGGTTCCAAGTTCCGCTACAGTGGCAGAACGCAGGCTCAGACCCGCAGAGCCAGCTCCCAAATCATCAGACCTGCTCCGTTCTTTGAGCGCTCGGCCAGCAAACGCTACAACATGTCCCTCAGCTTAGATGGAG CTCCCTTAATGGAGAACCATGAGACTCTGATGAAGGACAGTGACGGGGCGGCCAAAGTCATCGCCAAGGGGGACATGATCACCACGGTAACAACAGAGaagaaagcagaggaagagaaggcgGAGCAGGAAGACGCTCAGATGGATGAAGCAGAAACGCCGGAGCCCACTGCCACGACACCACTCAGACACGACACAAAG ACCGACAGCGATCAAACTGACTTTGCCTTTGACGGAGAGATGACCGCCACAGAG actgaagatgagcctcctgcaggagaggagacaaaagaagagatGGCGCCTCAAGCCACTGag GCCGCAGGATATCTGGTGAAATACATGGCGGATAGTATCTTAACCGATGGGGCCACCTCCTCGGGGCCTCACGGGATTAGTCTGTCAACCACTATGGATGACGACGTCTTCATGGAAGTGATCctcagggaggtggaggagaagacgCCCGACTCACAAGATGAGGTGTCAGAGAGGTCGGTGTTGAAGGTCAGCCCCGGAGCTGTAAGACAGGAAGTGTCCCAGGCCATCAGTGACAAGAAAGGGACACTTATTATCTTGAAAGAGGATAAATTAGACACCGAGTGCAGTGAGACGAGCGTCTTgggtgaaaaagaggagcctGTTGTCCCTGGAGAGACAGACGCCGAGGAGAAGGATTTACTGTCCAGTTCTAATGAGAAAGAAATGATCAAAGACGACAGTGCCGTTGTCCTCGAAGCCCAAATGACAGTAGTCAAGACTCTGAGTCCGAAGATTGATGTAAAAGCCGATGACATGACTCAGAATAAAGGTATTGATTCACCTAAAAAGGCGATGGCATCGTGGATTTCTGAGGAGGTGAAGACCGAGGCTTCAGGGGTCAtaagtgtgtctgcagaggaatTCAAGGAGATGACGACTTGTGACGGcctgcagcagaaagaagaaatcTTCATCTTTGAAGAAGTCGTCCAGACCGAACAGCCAAAGTCCAGCTTTACTCAAAACTCAATTCCTGAATCTTCGGCTACGACCTTATTAGTG TCTACGCTGGGATGGGTTTCCTCCTCTCAAAAG GCACCAGCTGATCCAGAGCCGAAGACGGAGTTGGCCACAGAGACGGAGGAGGGGCCGGCAGAGTCCACTGGGCCAACG AGTCTTGAGAACAGTGAGGTGGGAACCAAAGAGATGCCTGTGgtccacacagagacaaagaccaTCACCTATGAGGCTGCAGAG GTTGACACTAATGGTGACGCTGACCCTGGGATGTTGCTGAGCGCTCAGACCATCACCTCAGAAACCTCCAGCACCACGACcaccacacacatcacaaag ACGGTGAAAGGAGGAGTATCCGAGACGAGAATCGAGAAGAGGATCGTCATCACAGGAGATACCGACATCGACCACGATCAG GCGCTGGCTCAGGCCATAAAGGAGGCTAAAGAACAGCATCCTGACATGTCAGTGACCAAAGTAGTGGTacataaagagacagagatcacgccagaggagggggaggactGA